From the genome of Vigna angularis cultivar LongXiaoDou No.4 chromosome 11, ASM1680809v1, whole genome shotgun sequence, one region includes:
- the LOC108332949 gene encoding inorganic pyrophosphatase 2-like, which produces MAEIVVVFDFDKTIVDCDSDNWVVDELGFSVLFNRLHPTMPWNTLMDKMMMELHSHGKTIDDIVQVLQMIPIHPRIIPAIKAAHALGCDLRIVSDANTFFIETILEHLKIRECFSDISSNPSYINEDGRLQILPYHDFNKFPHGCTLCPPNMCKGEIIEKIQESLGEKKRLIYLGDGSGDYCPSLRLKEQDFVMPRKNFPVWELICKDPLLIKAEIHEWSNGEELERVSLRLINKICSGQNAEFISSNCKLHFMCTFSSD; this is translated from the exons ATGGCTGAAATTGTAGTGGTTTTTGACTTTGACAAGACCATTGTCGACTGCGACAGTGATAACTGGGTTGTTGATGAGTTGGGTTTCAGTGTTCTGTTCAATCGTCTCCATCCTACCATGCCTTGGAACACTCTCATG GATAAGATGATGATGGAGCTTCATTCCCATGGAAAAACCATTGATGACATTGTGCAAGTTCTTCAGATGATTCCAATACACCCCAGAATAATCCCTGCCATTAAAGCAGCTCATGCTTTAGG GTGTGATTTGAGGATTGTGAGTGATGCAAATACGTTCTTCATCGAGACAATTTTAGAACACTTAAAAATAAGGGAATGCTTCTCAGATATAAGCTCTAATCCAAGTTATATTAACGAAGATGGAAGGCTGCAAATTTTGCCTTACCATGACTTCAACAAGTTTCCCCATGGATGTACTCTCTGCCCTCCCAACATGTGCAAG GGGGAAATCATAGAGAAAATCCAAGAATCAttaggagaaaagaagagattgATCTATCTTGGAGATGGTAGTGGAGACTATTGCCCAAGCTTGAGGCTGAAAGAACAAGACTTTGTGATGCCAAGAAAGAATTTTCCTGTGTGGGAACTGATATGCAAAGACCCTTTGCTCATTAAAGCTGAAATTCATGAATGGAGCAATGGAGAAGAGCTTGAACGAGTTTCTTTGAGGCTAATCAACAAAATTTGTTCTGGACAAAATGCTGAGTTCATTTCATCCAATTGCAAACTGCATTTTATGTGCACGTTTAGCTCCgattaa
- the LOC108333538 gene encoding inorganic pyrophosphatase 2, translated as MAGIVVVFDFDSTIIECDSDNWVLDEFGLTEKFYEFLPNTLWNPLMDKMMYELHSQGKTIEDIVQVLNRTPMHPRIVPAIEAAYSLGCELKIVSDANSFFIETILKHHGVWNCFSEITANPSYVNEEGILRVCPYHDYVKSSHGCNLCPPNMCKGLVMERIQNSVDAASEQKYIYLGDGNGDFCPSLKLKDKDFLMPRRNFPLYDLVSKNSNHVKAEVHAWRNGEELHDVMLHIIKNAIGEGKSSVSSCTPTRSIDCKLGSISIDVHNPLPTALPVPQ; from the exons ATGGCTGGGATTGTGGTGGTTTTTGACTTCGACTCAACAATCATCGAATGCGATAGTGATAACTGGGTTCTTGATGAGTTTGGTCTAACCGAAAAGTTCTATGAGTTTCTTCCTAACACGCTTTGGAACCCTCTCATG GATAAGATGATGTACGAACTTCATTCACAAGGAAAAACCATTGAAGACATTGTACAAGTTCTGAATAGGACTCCAATGCATCCCCGCATTGTCCCAGCCATAGAAGCAGCGTATTCCCTTGG GTGCGAGTTGAAGATTGTGAGCGATGCAAATAGTTTCTTTATTGAAACAATTTTGAAGCATCATGGGGTTTGGAATTGTTTCTCGGAGATCACTGCAAACCCCAGCTATGTTAATGAAGAAGGGATTCTCAGAGTTTGCCCCTACCATGATTATGTCAAATCTTCTCATGGATGTAATCTCTGTCCACCAAACATGTGCAAG GGATTGGTGATGGAAAGGATCCAAAATTCTGTTGATGCTGCATCAGAGCAGAAGTACATTTACCTCGGAGATGGAAATGGAGACTTCTGCCCTAGTTTGAAGCTGAAAGACAAGGACTTTTTGATGCCCAGAAGGAATTTTCCGTTGTATGATTTAGTGTCCAAAAACTCTAATCACGTAAAAGCAGAGGTGCATGCATGGAGAAATGGGGAAGAGCTTCATGATGTTATGCTCCATATTATCAAGAACGCAATCGGTGAAGGAAAGAGCAGTGTTAGTAGTTGTACTCCAACAAGATCAATCGATTGCAAGTTAGGGTCAATTTCGATTGATGTTCATAACCCTTTACCTACAGCACTTCCAGTTCCTCAATAA